The segment AGCCTGCGGTGAAGCTCCAGGTTCAGGAGTTGTTTCTGGTGGGTGAAGTAGGCGATGAGCAATGCGATAAAGACTGTTGCCGCTGCAGCGTAGATGCCTGCAGCCAGGGTCGCTGGTCGCTCGGCTATCATCAGCATATCCAGTAAACCCAGTATTTGCCCCGTCTCCGTGTGAACCGGGAAGGACAACCTGAAGGCATTGTGCCCTGCGACGGTTTCGTCATCCACGTAGGATTCGTTGGTCTGGAGAACCTGAAGCTGTGTTTGGGTGGCTGGTTGCCCCAGTCGGGACGGCCATGTGCTGGCAAGGGCTTTGTAGTTGCCGTTGCTATCGGTTGTGTACAGGGTCAGCCGGACAATGCGTTTGTCTCGTCTGGCGATGTTGTCCAATTCTGCCTGGAGCCGAAAGGCATCTGTAGTCGGAGTTGCAAAGCGACCCAACACTCGCTCAAGACCTCTGGCCGCAGTCAGCATTTGTGCGGTCTGGTTTTGACGGTCCTGATGCAGGATGGATAAGGTGGAGAAGGCAGAAAGTGCCAGGAACAGTGCCATGATCAAGGTGATCACGAGCTTGCTGTGTGTGTTACTCCGGCTGGGGGGAGTCTGGTAGGAGTCGGATGTGGTACTGTCCATCGTGGCGTTGCCGAGAGTGATAGAGGTTTAAACTCTATTCTACGGTCAGAACGGAAAAAAGGAAAGCAATTGACGAATTGAAGTGAAAGCTTTGTGGCGCAGGCTTTAAACGGCGATGTCCAGAGTGACCCCCTTGGTCGTAGCAGCGGATTCAGGGGAGAGCCCGTCCATGATTCCCTGAGCGGCGTGGGCCAGCACGGAGGCCGCCCCGGGTTCTCCATTGCGGGCGAGGTGATTCTTGGCTTGAGCAATACCCTTGCGCAGGTTGGTCATGGTCAGGCCGCTTTCGAGGTTGCCTTCAATGATGTCGGCGACACTCTGGGCGATTTCATCTCCAAAGGTATTTTGGACCTGTTGAATCAGCTCCGGGACCGCCTGGACAATGGTCCCGGATTCGGGCGTTCCAGCGTAGAATTTTTCGCTCAGCCCGTTGTCGAAATAGCTATTGAGCGCATCGTTGAGCTCTCCGTTGAATTGGGCAATGACCTTGTCTCCACCCTCGAAACCGAAGTTGCGGTCCATGAAGCGGATCACATCCAGAAGGCCTTTCCCCAAGGCATCTTCGGTGATTTCACCTTCACCGATACGGCTGTAGACAATGCCCATGGCGGCGGTGGCGGCGTCGGGTCCGAACTGGTCACCGATAAAGTCGACAGAGTTGATCAGGGCGGATGCCAGGTCTGAAGTGTCGTTTTCGCTTTGATCAGCCTGAGTCTGTAGACGCAGGGTCAGGTCCGTGGCAAACCCGGTCGCAGCATCGTGGGTACGATCCATGCCTTGAGGCAACAGCAGCCCTGTGGACTGCTGCCGTTCGGAAGTGGGCGCCGTAATGGTAAGCGGCTGATAGGCGATGGATGTAACGTTCATGGTTTTCTCCGCCAGAGGCGACTTTCTGTCTTATCGGACAGCAGAGCCGACACTTTAGACCCTGGCGGGGAAGAGTGGATTCAATCGGAGGAAGGAGGACTGACGCCCAGCAGGGCGTGCAGCCCCTCTCGTTGGGGGGTGGAAAGGTTGCTGAAAGTGATGCCCGTGCGCCAGATGCCTCCATTGGCAGATTCCGCCCAGACAGTCCGTGCCTTGGTCACGGACAATGTCAGCTCTTTTTGCTTGTCCTGAAGCATCAAGGATAAATCCTTGCCGGGTTCCATAACCACGGGAACCTCGCAACGAACACCCCATGTCGAAAGGTCCAGCATCCGGGCCATGACCGGTGTGGCTCCCTTTTTACGGATCTGGCACTGAGTGCTTGCCTTTGCAGGGTACCGCTTGCTGCGCCGATAGTCATCGGACTGGGTACAGACCTGGTTGCGACCCTGCCCCTTGGCCCGATACAACGCGCGGTCAGCCGCTTCGATGAGAGCAATGGGGTCTTCGCCATCATCGGGACAGGCCGAGAGGCCGATGGACAGCGTCACAGGGCGTAGCGGATCACCCACCGAGTCCAGAGGGGTGTGACTTTCCATTGCGACACGCAGGCGTTCGGCCACCACGATGGCGTCTTCCTTTGACGTGTGGGGCAGGATAAAAGCAAATTCTTCCCCGCCGTAGCGAATGGCCTGGTCCATCAGGCGCGCGGATTTGCGCATGATGCTTCCCACGGAAGCCAGGGCTTTATCCCCGCCCGCATGGCCGAATGTGTCGTTGAAATCCTTGAAGTGGTCGATATCCGCCATGAGCAGGGCCATGGGGCGTTTCAGGCGGCGTGAGCGTTCGATTTCCTTCTGGAGTTCCGCGGTGAAGTAGCGGCGATTGAACAGCCCGGTTAGATCGTCGATCATCATCAGTCGTTGGCACTGGGCCAGAGTATCCGCCTCCAGAGTGACCGGAGCGACCAGATGTGGGCAGACGCTGGTAAAATAGTCGATCATCGTGGCCAACAGCCCGATGTCGCGCTCTGCCAGAATGCGCATGCTTTCGCGATGGTTGACGATGGCTATCCAGTGCTCGCGCGCTTCATCTGCGGGAAGCTGGATATGGCTGAGAAAGTGAATTGCTTCGGCAAAGATGTTCTTTCCGAACTTGTGGGCAAGGCGCGTGCAGAACTTCTTGGCAGATTCCTTTTCTTTACGGGGGACTGCAAGAAAGGCAGTGAGTTTAGGATTGGTTCCCAGGAAGGTGGCAGGTGGTTGCTCCATGGGGTGCTCCTTGTTCCGCTGGCTTTGTGTCCTTGAATCGGACTCATCGAGAAATGGTCCGATGGGCCTATTTAGCTTACGCGAATTTTGCGCTGAGCGTCAACGCAGAGCAGATGGCGAGCCTAGAACCATAAGGCTTGACGGGCTTCACCATGCTTGTTTTATCTGCTATTTGACTGATAAATCAGGATAACGAGGAGATGAAATCATGATGTTGCCTCAGGACGAAGCCAGGTTCAAATACTGCCCCTTGCTCAAGACCAGTGACGACAAATTTCGGATGTGTCAGGGGGACCAATGCATGATGTGGCGTTTCAAGGACCCCGAAAAGAAGGGCGAAGGAGATGAGGGATATTGCGGATTGGCTGGCAAGCCCATGGGAGCATAACAGCCCTTCGCAGCTTTACGCAGGAAGTGTCGTGTTTGTGGAAAGTGGAGTCTCTGGGACTTATTCGTTCCCCCAGGGGTGGGTGAATATCCAGTCTCCGCAGACCAGGTCTCCATGGGCAGAGCCCTTGGCAGGGTCCAGGAGTTCGTCCTCGTCCGGAGGTCTTTGCCCCGGCGGGATGATCTCGGCCCTGAGCGGACAGCCCAAACCATAGGGGGGAAGCAGTTGCTCCGCTCCTTCCTGATGTAAGGCAATGGCTTTACCTTCCATCGCTGTACACTTCTCACAAGGGACACCTTTCCCATCCCGTCTGATTCGGGCGTAGAGTTCTTCGCCGGAAAGGATGGCCTCGATTAGTTCGGCTGAGCCATTCATGACGGGTTGCATCCTGTCCAGAAAGGCCTGGATATCGTCCGGGTCGGCATCATGTTCTTCAAACATCAGCCAGACGATCTGGCCGGAAAGGCGCCTCAATAGGGGGTGTCTGTCCAATAATTGGGCAGTGGTGGGGGTGTTTGAACTGCTCATGGCGGGTTGAATAGCTTTTGTAAGCCCCGGATGCAAGGTCTTGAGAATTTGAAAAGATTCGATATACCGCACTGTTAGGAGATTTGTACCCACAAGGGTGGCCTTGGCGGTAAATTGTAATTTAACTATCTGATATATTGAGATTTAAAATAATAAATTTTTTAGACTAATTTGTGAGTCCAGTGGAATCCCTATGGTTTTGTAGGGTTTATAGAGTGGCTTTTGTGGCCGTGAAACTGGCGGGATCCCCTGTGGCGCTTGACTTTCTGGTGTGAAGCGCTCATATCTGGAGTCAATGGAAGAGTTCTTTGACAGAGAAAAGACCTGACCTTGCTTCAAGAGGCTTATGCTTCTTGCGAATCCGGTCCGGCTCCGCGGGTCGGCACAGGGAACCGGGGGGCACCTCGGCTCTGCCGGATGGATCAAAAGAGAAAAAGACCCGTCCCTGGCAGTTTAGTCAAACGGGATTCTTTTTGAAGCACGTCCCGAGCCATTCGGGAACAAAATTTTGGCAAGGTACGTCTTAGGGAAACTTTTCAACACAACCTCAACGGCTGATTTCAGGCCCCGTTCGTGAGGGAACGTTTGGACGAAAACCTTTTCGATTGGCTAGGGCGCGTCGGGAGGCAATATCCGAATGCAACCATTGACAAAGCGGTCAAGGCCTGTCTGTGGGTAACTACCCAACTTACTGAAATTAAAGTCGGTTGAGGCGAGTCGTACGCAACGTTTGAGAGATCTTCAGCACCCCGCCTCCGTCCTGGAGGCGGGGTTTTTTGGTGCAGTAGAATCAAAGCTGGCGCGGTATGAAATCGGGTTGTTGGTAATTCTGCTTGTCAGGGCTTGATTCCAGTGCGTAACTTGTGGTCAAGTATTGGTATTCATGATTGGGGGGGCATTAATGGCGGGATTTTTTGACAGATTGCTGGGGCGCGGCAAGAGCGTCAGGACGGCCCTTGACCGGGACACGTCTTTGGCGCGTATTGTGGATAGCGTTCTGGAAGGCTGTGAGTACGCGCTGGCTGCCGGTGACGGGGCTGCCGATATGGCGGTGCAACTGGCCAAGCGTCATCCTCATCGTGAGATTTTGGCTTGTGAACCTAAAAGTGAGCTGTGCTATCAGGCCCGCAATCGTGCAGGGAATGCCAAGAATATTTATCTGCATAATGTGGCTCCGCGCCAATTTTTGAATTTGGCGGAAACCGACAAACCCTATCTTTTGGACAAGGATGTATTGGTGGTCCTCACTGTCGCCGGTGGCGGCGCCGAGCGTCGATTCTTTGATGAGGTGTCTTTTGTTGCCACGACTTTCGCTGCGCCCTGGCTGCTGGTTTTGGGCAGCAGAGTTCCGGACAGGGACGAGTTTTCCTACGACAGTCATCGTGGACGCGAATGCTCACTGAAGAATCTTGCCCCTCATCTCGCCAAGACACAGCACACACTCTACCTTCCTGATTACCCTGTGGCGTCCTCCAAACGCCGAGCCGTTTCCGGCTGGTGCCTAGCCGCACTGGGGCGCAATGCCGTGACTCCATTACCCGAGGAGATTGCCGGACTCGCTATCAAGTCAGGCTGATCAACGTACCTCGGGCGTTTTTCTATAAGAAGAAAGGCCTCCGTGATGGTCGCTATCGACTCTATCTATATGTAATCCCTGTTTCGGATTCGGACAAACAATTGGTCCGATGTTCCCGGTCTGTTTTACATGACGGGGCAGAGTGCGGATTCGTTTGGTCCGCATACTGGGAGCATGATGCCGACAATCCCTGAGATTCCTTTTGAGCCACCGCTGCACTGGTTGCGCTCGGTCTGGGCCTACCGTCTTGCACGGTTGGGGCTGGCTATAGTGTTTGTGTATGCCGGGGGCATCAAGCTTGTCGACCCGCAGGCCTTTGCTGTCGTGATCAGTGGCTATGGTCTGTTACCTGCCGTGCTGGTGGGGCCTGCCTCGATCCTTCTGCCTGTTCTGGAGGTGCTGGCAGGCATTGGCCTGATTCTGGATGTGCGTGGAAGTCTGGGCGCGATCCTTGGGATGACCCTCATGTTTCTCGTGGTGCTGGCTTATGGCATCTGGCTGGGCTTGGACGTGGATTGCGGCTGCTATGGCCCGGGTGACCCGGAGGGTGTTGCTTTTCACGGTCTTCGTCAGGCTTTTGTGAGAGATCTCATGTTACTGGCCATGATCGCCTATGCCTATTGGTGGCGTGTGGCCGGGGCTGTTTTGCCGGGCATCCGATACCGGCGTGGTTCGTCAATATTTACTGAAAAGCTGGAGCAACACCGATGAAGCTGTTCAAGATTCTGTGTCCCGTGGCTCTGATCTGTCTGTTTGCCATGAGCCTTGCTGGCTGCGATCTGCTTGGTCCTGACAAGTTTGCGCAGGAAGTGGAAAAGGAAAAGGGTGCCGTGAAGCTTGTGCGCGAGATCGAGCGTGGCGATTACGGTCTTGTCACAACGGATGAACTCAAGGCCAAGATGGATGCCAAGGAAGACATGGTCATCGTCGATACCATGCCCTTTGAAGCCAGCTACAAGAAGAATCATGTGCCCGGTGCCGTGCAGTTCCTGTTCCCCATCCCGGATATGAAGGAATGGGATGCCAAGGAAACCGATGGCAAAAGTGCCGAAGAGTACGAGACCCTGCTCGGACCTGACAAGGACAAACTCATTGTCGTTTATTGCGGGTTCGTGAAATGCACGCGGAGTCATAACGGTGCTGTTTGGGCGCGCAAGTTGGGCTATACCAATGTGGTGCGTTACTCCGGTGGCATCTTTGCCTGGAAGGGCGCGCAGTATCCTGTGGCCAGTATGTAAAGACACAACTGACGTCGAATCATTTTCAGGCCGGAAGGGTAACCTTCCGGCCTTTTTTGTCTAATTAACCAGGCCGACAAAGATGGGAATGGTCAGGGCCGAGGCCACGGTTTGCACGGTGATGATGGTTGCCATGAGGGTGGTGTCTCCGCCGAGTTGTCGGGCCAGAATGTAGCAGGAAGATGCTGTGGGCAGTGCGCAGAACAGCACGGCAACTGTGAGCGCCGGACCGTCGACCCCGAGCAGGATGCACAGGGCCATGGCCAGCAGGGGGAAGACCATCAGCTTGATGGCCGAGGACAGTGCTATGCCGGGCAGCCCCTGAGCAATGCTGCCGGGTTTGAGTCCTGCCCCCACGGCCAGCAGCCCCATGGGCAGGGCGGCACGGCCGATGACAGCCAGGGTGTCATGAAAGGCACTTGGCAGAGGCAGGCCCGATGCATTGAGTGTGAAGCCTGCCACGCAGCCCAGAATCAGGGGATTGCGCATCAGTTCCAGCAGGAGTCCCTGGCTTGAGCCACTGGCCTTGGAGCCATAACGGGCCAACACCGGTACGCAGAGCAGATTATTGAGGGAGACAATGGCCAGCAGGGCCACTGCGGACAACGCGATACCCTGATCTCCGAACATCGCGGCTGCACCAGCCAGACCCACGTAAGTGTTGACGCGGATGGAGCCTTGAAAGACCGAGGTAAAGGCAGGACCCTCGAAAGGCAGTCGACGGCGCAGGGCGAGAAGGCCCAGAGCCGTGATCAATCCAGTACCAATCAGAGCCGTGGCCATGGCTGTTGCTTCGGTGCCGAACTCGGCGGTGGACAGTTTGTTTATGAGAAGTGCCGGAAAAAGAACGAAATAGGTGATGCGTTCTGCCTGGGGCCAGAACCCTTCGCCAGGGAACCGGAAGCGGGACAGGGCATAGCCCAGCAAAATGGCCGCAAATACGGGCGCGAGTGCAGAAATCACAATGTCCTCCCAATGGATGGGGTGCACATCTGGATCAAGATCGGCGCAGAATAGTCCAATTCAAGGGAGGCGACAATATGCGCAAAGCCGGTGGTTTGGCTCAATACCGAGACGATTTGGCGAGATGCCTCGGCAAGGTGCCCATTCCTCTGGTTTGAGGATGTGGTTCGGATCATCAGACAGTGTTTCCGCAGTGAGGATAATCTGGAGCACTGCCCGTAGGCTTCAGCTCAATCCGCAATCCTGCTCTGTCTGAATGAGTTGAAGGCTAGCGTCAGGCAGACAGCGAACAGGGCCGAGCTGACTCCCAGCGCGGTGTTCCAATAGGGCGGTGCCGACAGGGCCAGCCGGATAAGCAACGTGGCCAGAGCCAGCCCGGAGTTGCGAAAGACCGCCTCGAAGGAGGGGCGGTAACGCTGGGAGATGAGCACCACGAAGATGTCCGAGAAGATGAGTACCGAGTAGAAGACCAGGAAAAAGTGCAACAACTCTCCGTGAGAGGCCAGTTGCCAGGCATTGAAAGCTCCGAGGCTGACGAAGATAGCCAGCAGGAGCAACGCCAGGACCTTTTTGGTAATGACGAAGGCGTACAATGCCGCTCCATCCTTGGTGTGTTCACGGTGGCGCTGCAGCCGCAGGTAAAATCCCAGAAGCAGGAACACGGCCAGAGCCCCGAATCCGTCGGTCATGATGCGACCCAGGATGTCAAAGTCATCGGGAAAGGTCAGGGTCCCATGGAGATTGACCAGTTCCTTGAAGGAACTTCTGAGTAGGATCAAGGACAGGATTTCGAACTGTTTGCCCATGGATCTCGAAAAGGACTTGGGCAGAATGAAGATCATGCTGACAACTTCCACCACCAGCATCAGGGTAAAGGCAACGTTGATGGCGTAGAATGGATTGTCGGGCACGATAGTGGAGAGATGCGGTGGCAACAGGCCGAGCTTGTCGATTTCAACGGCGATCAGCGTGCCGATGAAGGACAGGGCCAGCAAAGTGACCACGAATCTGTGAGTGGCTTCGCGCTCCCATTTGCAGTGCAACCAGTCAAAAACATTGGCTCCTGATTCCAGAGCCAGATACATCAAGCGCATTATTGGTCCTATTCCAGGCCCTGGTTGCGGAGGTGCAGGCCAAGTTTTCTGTCAGTTTTCAGGATATGGTTGATGAGCCATTGTTTGAGATATTCCAGCATGTCGCGGCCAACCTCGCCTCCACCGGCGAGATAGTCTCCAAAGAAATCAGCAGCCTTCATGCTGCACTCCATGTGCTGCTCCATGTGTTCATCAAATTCAGGATAGCTGGTGCTGTCCATGAATTGCTCTTCGGTGGAAAAATGATACCGGGTGTATTCGCTGAATTGATCTGCGGCTTTTTGAACTGCATCGGGCTGGCAGGCATCGCCGGAACAGGTCTCATGCAGGCTGTTCATCAACTCGAGGAGTTCCCTGTGTTGCTGGTCGATGGTTTCGACTCCAACGGACATTCGCTCGTCCCATTGCACAAAAGCCATTATTCCTCCCGGTTCCAGGCGATGATGAAAATGGGGTATTCAACCACTTACCAACGCTAGCAATGTGATGACGCCTTGGCAAGTCTCGTGGTGCAATGCCACTTGCCTGTGACTCAGCCTTTGGTGCATAGTCTTTAACCGTCGAGCAGGGCGAAATCGTGAACAAGCGGGAAGGGAATGAGCGACAAGTCGATATCGGATGCGGTTCGGCATCTGGAGCAGATGAGAGATGAAGGGTTTTTGTCCGAAGAGCAGTTCGGCAGGGAAGTTCGTGAATTGCTCAAACGCCGTGAAGCGGATGATCTTCCTCCGCGGTCTGAAGTGGATGATCTGCCCCTAGAGGATTCGCTCTTGGGACAAATGGTCGGGCACAGCCGTCCCGTGGAATATGACGACCAGGATATCGTTAGCCCGGATACGCCCACCATCAGTGGATTGGAGCTGGAAATACCAGACACCGCTACTCCTGCCTATATGCCGCATCATATGACTCCCCTGCCTCCAAAGGCCCCGCCCAAGGAAGCTGGACGCGTCATCATCAGGGGCAATGCTCCATGGGATGACAAGGGCGGAGAACGGGTCAACCTGGATGGGCACAAAAAACGGAATGAGGAAGAAAACAAGGGGCCAGACAACGTCAGTGAAGTGCACAAGCCACTGGATCCCATCCAGAGGGAGCGACTGGCTCGTATGGCGAGCCGAACCAATCGGATGCTGAACAGACGCAAGAATCCCGAGGTTGCCTTTTTGTTGTCCCTGCTGTGGCCGGGGCTCGGTCATGCCTATTTTGGCAACCTGGGCATCGGAGTCCTGCTCATGCTCTTGAGCGGCACCGGATGGGTTGGAGTCTTTTTTGAGGAGTACTGGGTACTGAATATTCTGGTGCCCATGGGGTTGCTCTCTGCTGCTCTGGTTCATCGCAACATCCAGGCACACAATCGCTACGTTGATTTGAAGGAGGCAGCCGAGGCACGGCGTGTTCCTACGGAATCGAGCCTCAATGTCGAGAAATCCATTCGCGCAGCGGGAGCTTCCGCCGCGACCTCCCAACGTTGACAGCGAACAGCTTCTGTTCCAAAGAGGGCTCCGGCGGGCATGGTCTGCCGGAGTGTTTTCGTTGGAGCGACATGTTTTATTACTCGAATTCTGGAATTGAACCGCAATGCAGCCCGCAGCACCGTTTCGTATTCTGATTGTAAGCCTGAACACCGGTGGTACGCAGGTGGTGAATCATGGAGGCAGTGCCGACTGCCTGGGGGGCTCCGGGCTGGCGGCCTCCTTGTACGAGCGTTATGGTCATCCCGAAGAGCCTGCACTGTCTCCCTGCCAGCCATTGATTTTCGCCATTGGCCCGCTGACGGGCCTGTTCCCCATGATGAGCAAGGTCGTCTGCGGTTTCGTGTCGCCGCATACCGGACAGTATGCCGAATCCCATGCGGGGGGGCGTTTGCCGTGGGCCCTGAAATTGGCCGGCATTGATGCCCTAGTCATTACAGGCCGGGCACCTGGGATGTCATGGTTGGGAGTGGACAGAGCCGGGGCTGAGGTTCGTGAAGGGGCTGAACTGGCTGGACAGGAACCTGCCGTTGTTCACGCGCGGGTGCGGGCAATGCTGACGGCCCGTCCGGGGCGGACCTCCGTGGCCTGCATCGGGCCTGCTGCCGAGAATGGGTGTACCTTTGGCTGTATTACCGTGGACCGCCATCGTCATTTTGGTCGTCTGGGTGCTGGGACCGTGCTGGCGTCCAAGAACCTCAAGGCCTTTGCCGTGGTGGGCGATGATCGGCGTCTGGGTGGGTTCGGATCGGGCTACAAGACCTTGCGGCGCACAATGCACGACCTTGCTGCCAAGTCACCCTCCATGGAGAAGTATCGGGGGGTGGGCACGGCACAGATCATTTCATCCCTGAATGCTTTGGGTTCCTTGCCCTGGAGAAATCTGCGGGCCACCAGCCGTGAGGGCATCGAGGCCCTGTCCGGGGAGCGAATGCCCGAGGCCGTTCCCGTGCGCAGAGCGGCTTGTACGGGATGTCCTGTTGGCTGCATCCGTTTGGCGGTCATGCCCGGGGGCGGTGGTGATGTGGGGTTCGACTTCGAGCACATGGCCTGTTGTGGTTCCATGTTGGCGCTGTCCGACCCGCATGAGGTACTGAGCCTGCTGACAGAAGTGGAGCGTCAGGGCATGGATGTGATGTCTGCTGGCGGCTGTCTCGCCTGGGCTTGTGAAGCCAGTGAGAAAGGAATTATCGGCGTTGCCGAGACCGGTATGGAATTGCGTTTCGGGGATGCACAGTCCCTGGTCAGGGGGCTGAGGCTGCTTGGACGGGGTGAGACTCCATTCTGGAAGGAACTGGCACAAGGGGTGAAAAGTGCTGCTCGTGTCTATGGAGGCAAGGACTTTGCCTGTGTCCTGGGGCAGGAAATGGCGGGCTACGCCAGCGGTCCCACATTCTTTGCGGCGCAGGCCATGAATTTCAGGCATTCACATTTGGATAACGCCTGTTACTCATATGACCTGGAGTGCGGCGGGCCGCCCGAGGACGCTGTGCGTTTTCTGCTGCGCGACGAGCATCGCAGGGTCATGGTCAACTGCATGGTGGGCTGTCTGTTCGGACGGCACATCTACAGTACCGATGTGCTGGCTGAGTGTCTGGATAGTGTCGGACATTGGGAGGCAGCTTCACACTTGGACGAATTGGCAGAGGACGCACGCCGCCGTCGCTGGCGGTTGAAATTTGCCACGGGATTCAATCCTGATGCGGTGCGACTGCCCAAGCGTTTTTCCGAAGTGGTCACGCCTAACGGTGCGGTCACGGTCCAGGCCTTGGAAGCGGTGCGAAGCCAGTATGCCAAAGCCCTGGAACAGATGTTGGGTGCCGAAGACTGAGAGAGGAGGCCTGTGGCTTAGGCCGATGTCTCCTGCTCCAGCAATTCTTCCTTGCGGGCCTGAATGGCTTCTTCCACAAGATCGGCCACATCTGCCGTGTCAGGTGGCTCTGGTGAGTCCAGCATGGCCATTTGCACGTTCAGTTCACGCATGATGCGGACTTCGTCGGTATTGAAGTATCCCTTCCAGGCTTTAACGGCTTTGTCTGCCTTCTTCAGGCGGCAGTATGCCAGTCCCAGATAGAGAGAGCTGAAGTTGTCCTTTTTGGCTTCACGTAGCACGCGTTCAAACTCCACTCTGGCCTGCAGGTGGCGCCCCATGCGGTAGTGGCAGTAGGCGAGACGTTTGCGTGCCTCGATGTGGGCGGGAAAGAGCTGGACGCATTCGCGGTACAGGGGCCAGGCCGTTTCGTAGTCGGCCTTGGCGTAGGCGGCATTGCCCGCCACGAAAGATTCTTTGGCCTTGGTGGCATCGTCCTTGGTGACGCCCTCGGTGGCGGCGGCAAGGGTAGAGAATTCCTGCTTCTTCTCCCCTTCATCTTCGTCACGACGTAGGCGGCGCAAGCCGGCAAATAGAAAATCCCTTCTGGATAGGGCCTTATCTTTTTTCTTGGACACGTAGGTACTCCTTGGCCTGAGATGGAGGGCAGAATACCTGAATGAGCGTATGGGTCAACTGGTCGATGGTTTGAGTGGATTATGACGAGGAGGAGTCAAGCAGGCTGGCTCCAGACACGGCGAGAAGCACCTCGATGCTTTTTGCGCTGACAGGACGACTGTA is part of the Desulfovibrio ferrophilus genome and harbors:
- a CDS encoding GGDEF domain-containing protein — its product is MEQPPATFLGTNPKLTAFLAVPRKEKESAKKFCTRLAHKFGKNIFAEAIHFLSHIQLPADEAREHWIAIVNHRESMRILAERDIGLLATMIDYFTSVCPHLVAPVTLEADTLAQCQRLMMIDDLTGLFNRRYFTAELQKEIERSRRLKRPMALLMADIDHFKDFNDTFGHAGGDKALASVGSIMRKSARLMDQAIRYGGEEFAFILPHTSKEDAIVVAERLRVAMESHTPLDSVGDPLRPVTLSIGLSACPDDGEDPIALIEAADRALYRAKGQGRNQVCTQSDDYRRSKRYPAKASTQCQIRKKGATPVMARMLDLSTWGVRCEVPVVMEPGKDLSLMLQDKQKELTLSVTKARTVWAESANGGIWRTGITFSNLSTPQREGLHALLGVSPPSSD
- a CDS encoding MauE/DoxX family redox-associated membrane protein yields the protein MMPTIPEIPFEPPLHWLRSVWAYRLARLGLAIVFVYAGGIKLVDPQAFAVVISGYGLLPAVLVGPASILLPVLEVLAGIGLILDVRGSLGAILGMTLMFLVVLAYGIWLGLDVDCGCYGPGDPEGVAFHGLRQAFVRDLMLLAMIAYAYWWRVAGAVLPGIRYRRGSSIFTEKLEQHR
- a CDS encoding rhodanese-like domain-containing protein, whose product is MKLFKILCPVALICLFAMSLAGCDLLGPDKFAQEVEKEKGAVKLVREIERGDYGLVTTDELKAKMDAKEDMVIVDTMPFEASYKKNHVPGAVQFLFPIPDMKEWDAKETDGKSAEEYETLLGPDKDKLIVVYCGFVKCTRSHNGAVWARKLGYTNVVRYSGGIFAWKGAQYPVASM
- a CDS encoding AEC family transporter, producing MISALAPVFAAILLGYALSRFRFPGEGFWPQAERITYFVLFPALLINKLSTAEFGTEATAMATALIGTGLITALGLLALRRRLPFEGPAFTSVFQGSIRVNTYVGLAGAAAMFGDQGIALSAVALLAIVSLNNLLCVPVLARYGSKASGSSQGLLLELMRNPLILGCVAGFTLNASGLPLPSAFHDTLAVIGRAALPMGLLAVGAGLKPGSIAQGLPGIALSSAIKLMVFPLLAMALCILLGVDGPALTVAVLFCALPTASSCYILARQLGGDTTLMATIITVQTVASALTIPIFVGLVN
- a CDS encoding bacteriohemerythrin, whose protein sequence is MAFVQWDERMSVGVETIDQQHRELLELMNSLHETCSGDACQPDAVQKAADQFSEYTRYHFSTEEQFMDSTSYPEFDEHMEQHMECSMKAADFFGDYLAGGGEVGRDMLEYLKQWLINHILKTDRKLGLHLRNQGLE
- a CDS encoding TM2 domain-containing protein, with translation MSDKSISDAVRHLEQMRDEGFLSEEQFGREVRELLKRREADDLPPRSEVDDLPLEDSLLGQMVGHSRPVEYDDQDIVSPDTPTISGLELEIPDTATPAYMPHHMTPLPPKAPPKEAGRVIIRGNAPWDDKGGERVNLDGHKKRNEEENKGPDNVSEVHKPLDPIQRERLARMASRTNRMLNRRKNPEVAFLLSLLWPGLGHAYFGNLGIGVLLMLLSGTGWVGVFFEEYWVLNILVPMGLLSAALVHRNIQAHNRYVDLKEAAEARRVPTESSLNVEKSIRAAGASAATSQR
- a CDS encoding aldehyde ferredoxin oxidoreductase C-terminal domain-containing protein translates to MQPAAPFRILIVSLNTGGTQVVNHGGSADCLGGSGLAASLYERYGHPEEPALSPCQPLIFAIGPLTGLFPMMSKVVCGFVSPHTGQYAESHAGGRLPWALKLAGIDALVITGRAPGMSWLGVDRAGAEVREGAELAGQEPAVVHARVRAMLTARPGRTSVACIGPAAENGCTFGCITVDRHRHFGRLGAGTVLASKNLKAFAVVGDDRRLGGFGSGYKTLRRTMHDLAAKSPSMEKYRGVGTAQIISSLNALGSLPWRNLRATSREGIEALSGERMPEAVPVRRAACTGCPVGCIRLAVMPGGGGDVGFDFEHMACCGSMLALSDPHEVLSLLTEVERQGMDVMSAGGCLAWACEASEKGIIGVAETGMELRFGDAQSLVRGLRLLGRGETPFWKELAQGVKSAARVYGGKDFACVLGQEMAGYASGPTFFAAQAMNFRHSHLDNACYSYDLECGGPPEDAVRFLLRDEHRRVMVNCMVGCLFGRHIYSTDVLAECLDSVGHWEAASHLDELAEDARRRRWRLKFATGFNPDAVRLPKRFSEVVTPNGAVTVQALEAVRSQYAKALEQMLGAED
- a CDS encoding tetratricopeptide repeat protein, with product MSKKKDKALSRRDFLFAGLRRLRRDEDEGEKKQEFSTLAAATEGVTKDDATKAKESFVAGNAAYAKADYETAWPLYRECVQLFPAHIEARKRLAYCHYRMGRHLQARVEFERVLREAKKDNFSSLYLGLAYCRLKKADKAVKAWKGYFNTDEVRIMRELNVQMAMLDSPEPPDTADVADLVEEAIQARKEELLEQETSA